In Pseudomonas flavescens, the sequence GGTGCCGGTACGGCTCATGCCATGCCACTGATCGCGCAGGCGCCCGGTGTTGAGCGTCAGCGGGTAGTGCCTGTCGCGTTGCTCTTTGGCCGGCTGGTAGGCCTCGGCGATGAAACGTGCGCGGCCGTTGGCGCTCGGAAAACGGCCGTCGCCATAGAGGCGCGGCGTGCCGCTCTGCGCACCTTCGGGAAAGGGCCATTGCTGCGGGCCACGTGCTTCCAGCAGCGCGTAGTCGAGGCCGCAGAGATCCAGATCTCGACCGCGTGTCAGGACCTTGTATTCCTCGAACAGCTGCTCGCACTTCTCGAAGGCGAAATGCCCGGACGGCACGCCCGGCAGGCGGGTTTCCAGGCGCCTGGCGAAGTCGCAGGTGATCGACCAGTCGGCCCGCGCCTCACCAGGTGCCGGTACGGCACGGCGCACGCGACTGACGCGGCGCTCGGAGTTGGTCACCGTGCCCTCCTTCTCGCCCCAGCTGGCGGCCGGCAACAGCAGGTCGGCGTAGCGGCAGGTTTCGGTGGTGAAGAAAGCCTCCTGCACGACCACGAAAGGGCAGTCGCTCAGGGCCTTGTGAATGCTGTGCTGGTCCGGCATGGACTGGGCCGGGTTGGTGCAGGCGATCCACAGCGCCTTGATCTTGCCGCTGCCCACTGCCTCGAACAGCTCGATGGCGCTGAGGCCAGGGGTTTCCGGCAGAGCGTCGACGCCCCAGTAAGCGGCCACTTCGGCGCGGTGTTCCGGGTTGGCGGCTTCACGGTGACCGGGCAGCAGATTGGACAGGCTACCGGTTTCCCGACCGCCCATGGCATTGGGCTGGCCGGTAAGGGAAAAGGGCCCGCTGCCGATCTTGCCGATCTGCCCGGTGGCCAGGTGCAGGTTGATGATCGCGGCGTTCTTTGCGGTGCCGGCGGTGGACTGATTGACGCCCATGCACCACAGCGACAGAAAACGCGGCGAGCTGCCGATCCAGTCCGCACAGCGGCGCAAATCCGCTTCGCTGATTGCGCAGAGCTGGGCGACGCGCGCAGGCTCGTAGTCGGCGACCAACGCGTGTAGCGCCTCGAAGCCTTCGGTGTGCGCCTCGATGAAAGCGTGGTCGATACGCCCCTGTTCCAGCAGCAGGTGCAGCACGCCGTGCAGGAGCGCCACATCGCTGCCGGGCGCGATGGCCAGGTGCAGGTCGGCGAGGTCGCAGGTGTCGGTGCGCCGCGGGTCGACGACGATCACCTTCATCTGCGGGTTTGCTGCCTTGGCCGCCTCCAGACGGCGAAACAGGATCGGGTGGGCATAGGCCATGTTGCTGCCGATGATCAGTAGCGTGTCGGCCTGCTCGATGTCTTCGTACGAGCAGGGCGGCGCATCGGCACCCAGGCTGCGCTTGTAGCCGACCACGGCCGACGACATGCACAGGCGTGAATTGCTGTCGATATTGTTGGTGCCGACCAGCGCGCGGGCCAGCTTGTTGAAGGCGTAGTAGTCCTCGGTCAGCAACTGCCCGGAGATATAGAACGCGACGCTGTCCGGGCCGTGCTGGCGAATCGTTTCGGCGAACACATCGGCAGCATGATCGAGGGCGCTGTCCCAGTCGGTACGAACACGACCCAGCCCTTTGCCGAGGCGCAGTTCGGGGTACAGGGCGCGGGCGGCGAGATCGCCGGTCAGGTGCAGCGATGCGCCCTTGCTGCACAGCTTGCCGAAGTTCGCCGGGTGCGCGGGATCGCCGCTGACGCCAAGAATGCGCTTGCCGTCGTGCTCGATCAGCACGCCGCAGCCGACGCCGCAATAACAGCAGGTCGACGCGCTGGTGCGTGTCACGCCGCTGAGTTCCTGAACACCCATCAGGCCGCTCCCTGCAGGAGAATCGGATCGGTGCTGCAGGTGGATGACAGGCTGCTCACCGCATCCTCGCCGAACATCAGCATGTCGCGGATATCCGCCACCTGGCGACCTTCGCGGATCAGTTGCAGATACCAGGCGCCATCGGCGGTATCGCCATACAGGCAGGCGCCGACCAGCACGTCGTTCTTCAGCACCAGTTTGCGATAGCTGCCAGTGATCGGGTCGTCGAGAACGATACTCTGCGTCCCTGGGCCGCCAGCGAAGTCACCTGCGGAGAACAGGTCGATACCGGTGACCTTTAGCTTGGTGGCGGTCAGCGAGCCGAGATAGCGGCGAAAGCCCTGCATGGCCAGGTGGCTGGCACATACCCGCGCCTGTTCGAACAATGGTGCCACCAGGCCGTAGGCGACGCCACGGTGGCTGACGCACTCGCCGACGGCGTAGACCCGGGGGTCGAAGCTCTGCAGCGTATCGTTGACCAGAATACCGCGCGCGCAGGGCAGGCCTGCGTGCTGGGCCAGTTCGATGTTGGGGCGAATACCGGCGGCCATCACCACCAGGTCGGCGGGCAGTTGTTCACCATCGCTGAAGCGCACGGCGCTGACCCGGCCGCTGTCGGTGCCGATCAGCTCGGCGGTCTGCTTGCCCAGGGCGAAGTGCAGGCCGCGTCGTTCCAAGGCGCTCTGCAGCAGCCTGCCAGCACGCTCGTCGAGCTGGCGTTCCAGCAGGGTGGCGCCGTTGTGTACCACGCTCACATCCATGCCACGCAGCTTGAGGCCATGTGCCGCCTCCAGACCGAGCAGGCCGCCGCCGATGACCACCGCACGACGGTGCAGGTTGGCGCTGTCGAGCATGCAGCGGGTGTCGGCGATATCCCGGTAGCCGATCACGCCTGCCAGACCATTGCCCGGTATCGGCAGGATGAATGGCCGCGAGCCGGTGGCGATCAACAGTCGGTCATAATCGGCACTGCTGCCATCATCGGCGATCACCCGGCGGTGCACCCGGTCGATTTCCACCACCTTGCGGCCCAGCAGCAGATGGATGCCGTGCTCGGTGTACCAGCTCAATTCGTTGAGCACGATGTCATCGAAGGTCTGTTCGCCCGCCAGCACCGGTGAGAGCAGGATGCGGTTGTAGTTGGGGTGCGGCTCGGCGCCGAACACGGTGATGTCGTAGAGGTCGGGAGCGATCTTGAGCAGTTCCTCCAGCGTGCGTACGCCGGCCATGCCATTGCCGATCATCACCAGTTTCAATCGTTTCATCCGCTACCTCCGTGGCCCTGAGTGAATCGCGGCAAACAAAAAAAGGCGTCCTGCACCGTAGTGCAAGGACGCCTTTGTCCGATCCCGATTCGTTTCGGGGAGCCCTGCCGGCTACCGGCGTGCTCTATGTCTGCAGGGACATGAGCAGGGAGTGTGCCAATTGCCCGGGAACGGCGCGGCAGAGTCGTACCGCAAGCAGAAAATGGCTCCGAGAGTCAGCGGCGCGAAGCCGCAACCCCGCGTCGCCCAGTTCCTGGCCGTGATTGGGCGGGGCAGGGCGCAGCCAGCATCCTGTGCCGCTGGCTACGCCTGATCGACCCTATGGTGAGGGCTATCTCTGCGCGTTGTTGGTGCGTTGCGCACCTGGTTTGTGCGTCAAGGCGTCAGCAGCAGGCGTTTGCTGCCGTAGGTCTTCTCCAGATTCTGCTGCTGCACGGGGAAACTCAGGTACTTGGCCCGCCGCCAGGCATCGATGCCGTCGGCATAGTGCGGGCTGGCCGGGTTGCCCGATTGCCCGGAGCTGTTCAGGCCGATCATCGGTTCCTCGCGACCGAAGTCGACGATCATCCGCATGCTCGGGATCAGCCAGGTATCGAAGTCCTGACCCCAGTTGTAGGCCGAGACGTTCAACGTGCTGTGATCACCGCCGGCCGGGTAGGGGCCGCGGTCCAGATAGCCCTTCAGGGAGCCGATGCTGGCGCGCTGACCGGCGCCGAGGTAGGGCGCCATCTGCGTGCTACCGCTCAGCCACTCGTAAGTGTGCAGCTTGCCCCATTGCCAGGCGGTGCGTTCAGCGCCCAGGCGCTGCTCGAGCAGCTCGATGCTGGCCGCCAGGCTGCGGGCGAGAATCGCCGGTTTGTCTTCCTTCTGCGGGGTACGCACGTCGTCCCAGAACGGGCTGTCTTCACGGCCGAGCAGGTGATCGGCCTGGGCCGAATAGGAGAGGTTGGCGGTATCGACCAGCGCCTTCCAGGTCTTCGAGGTTTCCGGGCCGAGTTCGTCGAGGAAGATCTGCCGCGCGCTTTCGTGCAGGAAGGCGCCATACACGGCTGCGTCCGCGGAGGTCGCGGAGAGCTTGCCGTCGAAGGCCATCAAGCGGCTCAGGGCTTCACGGGCCTTGCCACGCTGTGCCTCCGGCAGGCGGTCGATGGCCTGGCGCAGTGGTGCGGCCATGTTCTGCGCTTCGAACATGTTCTGCAGCTTGGCGACGAAAGGCGAGGTCTGATCGTATTGCATGGCAATCATGCTTTGCGTGTCATGGCGACCGCTGCCGGCCAACTGCGCGATGCGCTCGTAGCGCTCCGGGGCGTACCAGGAGTTGGAAAGCTGCATGCCATAACCGCGAGGCACGCTGCGCTGATTGGCGCTACCCAGCCAGCCTTGCTGCGGGTCCTGGTCGTAAGGATGGAGCATCGGGTCGGCGAAGCCATCCCACTCGTAGCGGCTGTCCCAGCCCGGCGATGGCACCAGGCCCTGGCCGCCGCGGCGGTTGGGGAAGCGCCCGGTGACCTGCCAGCCGATATGCTCGGCATCGGCGAACACCAGGTTCAGTGGCATGGCACGGATTTCCCGGGCTGCCTCGAAGGCCTGTTCCACCGACTGCGCGCGCGACAGATCGAAGAAGGCGTCGAGGCTGGCGTCGTCTTCGAACTGGGTGGTCTGCAGCGCCAGGCCGTAACCACTCTGCAACTGCAGGGGTTGCAGCGGATGCTTGCGCTCGCCCAGCACGCTGTTGAGCAGCGCGCCGTGACGGGTTTCGTAGAGTGTTTCGCGAATCGGTTTCTGACCCTTGATGAAGAAGGTTTCCTGGCGCTCCTGAGCTGGCTGCCATTTGCCATCGGCGAGATACAGAAGGCGATTGCCTTCACGCTTGACCTGTTCGAGGAACAGGTCCTGATTGTCGCCCATCACCATGGTCATGCCCCAGGCGAGCTTGCCGTTGAAACCGGCAACCACGGCGGGTATGCCCGCGACCGTCACGCCCGATGCCTGGAATTTCGGCGCACGAATCTGCACGAAGCTCCATACCGAGGGCAGCTCGATCGGCAGATGGGTGTCGTTGGCCAGCAGGCTCTTGCCGCTGCGACTGCGCGAGGGCGCGATGGCCCAGTTGTTTGAGGCGGCGACGCCGAGCATGTGCCGCTCGGACACCTGAGCGGCAGCGCTCTTCACCGCCTGAAGGCCGGGAATGTTGCCGCCGAGAGCCAGGCCCTTGAGTTTTTCGGCTTCCTCGAACGGTAATGGCTCGTCCGGGTAGGTCGGCAGCAGCCAGGCCAGTTTGTCCGCGCCGACTTTCTGGGTCAGGGTCAGGGCCGCGATCTCTTCCTGCAGGTTCACCGAGAGGCCGAAGTTGAGCAGGCAGAAGATCATCACCGAATCTTCGGGCTTCCAGTAAGGCGGCCGGTAGCCGGCTTCGGCCAGGTCCATCGGCAGCTTGTCACGATAGCGGAACAGGTAGGCGTTGACGCCACGGGCATAGACTTCGAAGAACGCCTTCATCCGCGGCGAGGCATTCTTGTAGAGCACCTCGGCGCTCTTCTTGAGGTTCACCGCGCGCATGAAACGGTCCATTTCCAGCACGCCAGGGCCGGCCATTTCCGCCAGGCGACCCTCGGCCATCAGACGCAGACTGACCATCTGGCTAAGGCGATCGCTGGCGTGCACGTAGCCGAGGGTGAACAGGGCGTCGTGAAAGGTATGGGTCTCGATCAATGGCATGCCCAGCGGGTTGCGGCGTACCGAGGCGGTTTGCGCCAGCCCCTGGACACGGAAGGAACCCTGATCCGGGTGCACGCTGTTGCGGTAGCGGCTATCGAGCAGAGACTGGCAGCCGCTCAGCGCGACCAGGCCGGTAACGAGGCCGGCGAGGCCAAAGGTGGCGAGAGGACGGAAAGCGCGCGGCAGCATGCGGCGGACTCCTGGCGGAAAATGGCGGTGGTGGGCGGGTGCCCGGATGCGAATGGCGCTAAAGGTAGAGAGCGGCATGGCGCCTGGCAAGTGGCGCCGTGATCGGAGCGACGGTCGTCGCCCCATGGGTTATGGGCGCGTGCTCAGTCCGTCGTCGAGCAGCCAGCGGGCAGCCTCTCGGGCTTGCTGGTCGTGAGCCTGGGCCAGCTCGGCGAAACGGCTCTCGTGCTGGCGCCGTTCGGCCCGACTCAGGGCTTTCCAGTCGGCGTGGGTGGGCACGTGTGCAGTCGCCTGGTAAAGCTGCTGAAAGACTTGGGTCTGGGGCGTCAGGCTCAGTGTGGAGTCGTAATTGTCGAGCAGCACCTTGATGCGAATCGCGCCTTCTATCAGCGGCACCTGCCCATCGAGCAGACAGCTGGCCAGCACCCGTAAATCATCGTGCAGACGCTGGCGCTGGGCGTGGCGAGCATCGCTCTGCAGGCGTTGCCTGGCCCAGACCCGACGCCACAGATGGGCGGCGTACAGCGTCAGGGCGACGACGATCAGCGTCGCGAACAGGATCAGCAGGTGATCAGGCCCCATGGCACTTCTTGAATTTCTTTTCGCTGCCGCACGGGCAGGGATCGTTGCGACCAACGTCCTTCAGGGTGTTGCGTACCGGCTCCTGAGGTGCGTGGTTGCAGTGCGGGCCGTGCACATGGCCGTGATGATCGTGGCCATGATCATGGTCGTGATCGTGGTTGCAGTCAGGGCCGTGGACGTGGGGTTGCTGGGTCATGCGAGGTTACTCCGGAAGATATTCACCGGGAATTATCTCGCCATTGCGTGCCATGTGCACGCGGCGCCCGAAGAATAATCCGGTTTTCACTTCACCCTGCAGGCGATAGCTGATGGGCTGGTCCGGCTGTTCGAGCAACTTGACCACCTGACGCACGTGGCGCCACAGGTTGGTACGTACGGGAACGTCGAATTCGGTATGACCATTGGCGGGCACGGTGAACCAGACTTCCGATTCACCCTCGGCGAGCTTCACGTCGTTGAGGTGCACCACGTAGTTGAGGCCACGCACTGGCAGGCTGACGTCGTTGGGGTTGTCGATCCGGAAGCGCAGGACGAAGCGCTGCTCCAGCAGCTTGGCCCTTACCACGTCGACATTCACGAGACGAACGTCGGGATCTTCGAAATCGTCCGAAAGCCAGGTCGAGCAACCGCTCAAGACCGAGCACAGACCAAGAAACACCAGTAGGCTAAGAATTCTTATCATTTGCGCCTGAGAAAACATTTCATACTCCGTTCGAGGCCTCAGTGTAACAAGAGACGGCTTGGCTGCCCTAGGGGCTGTTAACATTTCCGCGCAACCTGGGTGGCCCCAGGCCGAAGCGCCAAGCAGACGCTCGCCGCCGTCATCGCATTTCGAGCGCTTTGCCAGGAGCGCAGCGAGGAAATGCCGACGGACTCTCGTGTGCTCGCAAAAAGCTGCGTCATACTGGCCTGCATGCATTTAGGTTTTATTGCTGTGGCCAAAGCAGCACACGAAATGACAAAAAGGAGCGTGGTGATGGCGCGATACGAAGTCGCATTTTCCGGTGAGCTGGTGCCCGGTGCCCAGCTGGAAACCGTACAGGCCAACCTGGCCAAGCTGTTCCAGGCCGATGCCCAGCGTATCGCTCAGCTGTTTTCCGGGCGGCGGGTGGTGATCAAGAACAATCTGGATGAAGCCGCTGCCGAGAAGTACCGCAGTACCCTGGAGCGCGCCGGGGCGCGTGTCGAAGTGATCGATACCGAGCCGGAAATCATCGAAGAGATCGAACTGGCGCCGCCTCCACCGGCGCAGCCGATCACTGCGCCAGCCAGTCAGCCGCAGCCGGGGCGCCTGCAGGTGGCGCCGCGTGATGAATACATGGCGGCCTTTGCCGATGTCGATGCGCCGGATTTCGGCGTTGCCGCGTTGGGTGCGGATCTACAGGATGCGCCAGTCGAGGTGGCCGAGCCCGTGCTGGACTTGTCACAATTCAGCCTCGCCCCGGTGGGCAGCGACATGGGCCAGGCGAAGGCTCAGCCCGCAGCAGCGGCGCCGGATACCTCGCACCTCAAGCTGGTGTGAAGTCGTAGCTATAGATAGCCCGCGCAGCACTTCTTCATGTTGTGCAACAAAACACTACTAATTTTTAGCGTGGCTCGGTCGCCAGACTGTTGTGTGGTCTGGCAGGCTTTCTCGGGCACCAACAAAGGCAGGCACCTCGCTGGAAGATTTCACTGTGCTGATTGTCGCTGGATTTCCAATGCGCAAGCGCGGCCTTTAGGCGTCAGAGATGCGAGGGTTATGACTTCTCTTTGCTCGATAGAATGATTCATATCGATTTCACAGGTGACCAGTCCCGCACTAGTAAGCTCATCTAGCGCTACCTGCAACTCAAGAGTTTGGAGATCTGTGCCGTACTTAAGGTTGTGAAAGGCTGGGTTTATCCCTTGCTCATGGAACCAAGCAATGGATTGCAGGACAGCTTTTTGTTGGTCGCTGAGACCTTTGTTCGCCACATCAGACCGCTGCAATCTGTAGAGCTTCCAGCCCAGGGCAATGCCGATTGCGAGGATGATGAATGCCAGCCATGCAGGGACGGGTATGGTTGTGTTGATAGACGTCCAGATACTGACCAAAATCTGCCAAAACTGGCTGATGATGCTTCCATCCAAATAATGATCAGCAATCTTGCTGACCACCACCGAACCGACGATACCGGCAGTCCAACCTAACGTCCCCTTCCAGTGTTTCCTAAGCCAATCCATTGAGCCTCATCCTGTCCTTAATATGTGATGGCTGAATGCTATCAGTGTTTGAAGTGACAGGGGTTGTCTGGGGTAGGGGCTAGTTCGATTACTACTAACTGACACTATCTTTAGTATTAGTGGTTTATGTCGTACAGCTAACTTTTTCACGAGGATGAAAAAAAACTTTCTGCGGCAATTAGGCCGCTTCCACTTGCATCGCCATTATTCATGGGAATTTGCGCCACTTACCCCGCATTAACCCACAGACTTATCCACAGGCCGAAGGGCTTGCCTTAGGTTCGCCATCGCACTATCTTTGTGCCACGACAGAGCAAAGCCCAGCATGTAGTGGTTCTGCGGTATTAAAGCACTACATCTGGTGTTGTGTGTTTCTGCTCGTTGCGAGCATGTGCGGAAGGAAAACTAGCGAGAGAATGTGTTGGGTCGGCAAACTTACACACATTCTCCCGCTCCTCTCCAGAAGCCATACGCAGTAGAACTACCAAGCCCTGATTGGGTTTTGCATTGAGCCAAACAGACGTCAGAACGTCAATCGGCACGGTGCTTAACGGTGCCCTTTTGTGGGCTTGGTCTCCTTCTTTTTTGGCTACGGAGACCCCACGCCATGAGTAATGACAAACAGACTTCAAGCGAAATCGCCAAGCAAGCATCGGCAACCCTTCGCGATCCTAACGCCTCGGCTATCGCCAAAAGCTTAGCCGCTTCAGCGCTGGCCCAAACGTCTACCGGTAAGGAGACAGGGAAGGCAATGGAGGCCAAAGCTTCTCAAGTTCTTCAGTCCGAGAAGTACAGCGAGAGCACCAAAGCCTTTGCCGGCTCGATCCTGGCCCAATCCAACAAGAAGCGTTGAGGAGGGGTTATGGATCGTTACTGCGTAAATACCAATGCTCAACCAAATGGTGACAATGAAGTGCACAAAGAGGG encodes:
- a CDS encoding nitrate reductase encodes the protein MGVQELSGVTRTSASTCCYCGVGCGVLIEHDGKRILGVSGDPAHPANFGKLCSKGASLHLTGDLAARALYPELRLGKGLGRVRTDWDSALDHAADVFAETIRQHGPDSVAFYISGQLLTEDYYAFNKLARALVGTNNIDSNSRLCMSSAVVGYKRSLGADAPPCSYEDIEQADTLLIIGSNMAYAHPILFRRLEAAKAANPQMKVIVVDPRRTDTCDLADLHLAIAPGSDVALLHGVLHLLLEQGRIDHAFIEAHTEGFEALHALVADYEPARVAQLCAISEADLRRCADWIGSSPRFLSLWCMGVNQSTAGTAKNAAIINLHLATGQIGKIGSGPFSLTGQPNAMGGRETGSLSNLLPGHREAANPEHRAEVAAYWGVDALPETPGLSAIELFEAVGSGKIKALWIACTNPAQSMPDQHSIHKALSDCPFVVVQEAFFTTETCRYADLLLPAASWGEKEGTVTNSERRVSRVRRAVPAPGEARADWSITCDFARRLETRLPGVPSGHFAFEKCEQLFEEYKVLTRGRDLDLCGLDYALLEARGPQQWPFPEGAQSGTPRLYGDGRFPSANGRARFIAEAYQPAKEQRDRHYPLTLNTGRLRDQWHGMSRTGTAARLFAHVEEPLLDLHPHDMAQRHLQNGQLVEVRSRRGTLVVRVQTDASLQQGQAFLPMHWGDRFLKGLGVNVLTLPAFDPLSKQPELKHAGIDVQPIDLPWSFHALIEGDVQQRLQALRPLCETFAYASFGLAGRETSALVMRVAHHHAPDAGLLELLQEQLGLAEGPVIRYDDPRGDPGRQPIHKRVRIDGGRLTGFSLSGETLARGWLRDLWQNQTSLDDDSGLGLRRWLLAPMQSPPGQTRPQTGKTLCTCMNVSEAAVREGIERGCDLIALKQNLGCGTQCGSCVPEIKRLLALQTIEA
- a CDS encoding NAD(P)/FAD-dependent oxidoreductase, with the translated sequence MKRLKLVMIGNGMAGVRTLEELLKIAPDLYDITVFGAEPHPNYNRILLSPVLAGEQTFDDIVLNELSWYTEHGIHLLLGRKVVEIDRVHRRVIADDGSSADYDRLLIATGSRPFILPIPGNGLAGVIGYRDIADTRCMLDSANLHRRAVVIGGGLLGLEAAHGLKLRGMDVSVVHNGATLLERQLDERAGRLLQSALERRGLHFALGKQTAELIGTDSGRVSAVRFSDGEQLPADLVVMAAGIRPNIELAQHAGLPCARGILVNDTLQSFDPRVYAVGECVSHRGVAYGLVAPLFEQARVCASHLAMQGFRRYLGSLTATKLKVTGIDLFSAGDFAGGPGTQSIVLDDPITGSYRKLVLKNDVLVGACLYGDTADGAWYLQLIREGRQVADIRDMLMFGEDAVSSLSSTCSTDPILLQGAA
- a CDS encoding penicillin acylase family protein, translating into MLPRAFRPLATFGLAGLVTGLVALSGCQSLLDSRYRNSVHPDQGSFRVQGLAQTASVRRNPLGMPLIETHTFHDALFTLGYVHASDRLSQMVSLRLMAEGRLAEMAGPGVLEMDRFMRAVNLKKSAEVLYKNASPRMKAFFEVYARGVNAYLFRYRDKLPMDLAEAGYRPPYWKPEDSVMIFCLLNFGLSVNLQEEIAALTLTQKVGADKLAWLLPTYPDEPLPFEEAEKLKGLALGGNIPGLQAVKSAAAQVSERHMLGVAASNNWAIAPSRSRSGKSLLANDTHLPIELPSVWSFVQIRAPKFQASGVTVAGIPAVVAGFNGKLAWGMTMVMGDNQDLFLEQVKREGNRLLYLADGKWQPAQERQETFFIKGQKPIRETLYETRHGALLNSVLGERKHPLQPLQLQSGYGLALQTTQFEDDASLDAFFDLSRAQSVEQAFEAAREIRAMPLNLVFADAEHIGWQVTGRFPNRRGGQGLVPSPGWDSRYEWDGFADPMLHPYDQDPQQGWLGSANQRSVPRGYGMQLSNSWYAPERYERIAQLAGSGRHDTQSMIAMQYDQTSPFVAKLQNMFEAQNMAAPLRQAIDRLPEAQRGKAREALSRLMAFDGKLSATSADAAVYGAFLHESARQIFLDELGPETSKTWKALVDTANLSYSAQADHLLGREDSPFWDDVRTPQKEDKPAILARSLAASIELLEQRLGAERTAWQWGKLHTYEWLSGSTQMAPYLGAGQRASIGSLKGYLDRGPYPAGGDHSTLNVSAYNWGQDFDTWLIPSMRMIVDFGREEPMIGLNSSGQSGNPASPHYADGIDAWRRAKYLSFPVQQQNLEKTYGSKRLLLTP
- a CDS encoding DUF2489 domain-containing protein, with protein sequence MGPDHLLILFATLIVVALTLYAAHLWRRVWARQRLQSDARHAQRQRLHDDLRVLASCLLDGQVPLIEGAIRIKVLLDNYDSTLSLTPQTQVFQQLYQATAHVPTHADWKALSRAERRQHESRFAELAQAHDQQAREAARWLLDDGLSTRP
- a CDS encoding SEC-C metal-binding domain-containing protein, coding for MTQQPHVHGPDCNHDHDHDHGHDHHGHVHGPHCNHAPQEPVRNTLKDVGRNDPCPCGSEKKFKKCHGA
- a CDS encoding LEA type 2 family protein codes for the protein MFSQAQMIRILSLLVFLGLCSVLSGCSTWLSDDFEDPDVRLVNVDVVRAKLLEQRFVLRFRIDNPNDVSLPVRGLNYVVHLNDVKLAEGESEVWFTVPANGHTEFDVPVRTNLWRHVRQVVKLLEQPDQPISYRLQGEVKTGLFFGRRVHMARNGEIIPGEYLPE